A genome region from Brassica oleracea var. oleracea cultivar TO1000 chromosome C2, BOL, whole genome shotgun sequence includes the following:
- the LOC106324117 gene encoding uncharacterized mitochondrial protein AtMg00810-like encodes MGCTNLVADTSVFVYINRNHLVYIPVYVDDIIITGSSNMLVIGVIQVLATRFSLKEPKDLNYFLGVEATRTSAGLHLMQRKYIIDLLLNTKMLDAKPVTTLMTVSQNLTLQSGTTIADPREFRMIVGSLQYLSITRPDIAYSVNRLSQFMHRPTDDHWQAAKRVLRYLTGTLSHGIMLRRNTPLSLSLHAYSDADWAGDMDDYISTNAYIMFIGATPIAWSSKKQSGVARSSTEAEYRAVAYIVAEMKWVCSLLTELGITLAHPSVVFCDNVGATYLSVPLPYEAPCLRLPFCT; translated from the coding sequence ATGGGATGCACGAATTTGGTCGCTGATACGTCGGTATTTGTATACATCAACAGGAATCATCTCGTCTACATACCCGTGTACGTCGACGATATTATAATAACTGGCAGCAGCAACATGTTAGTAATTGGCGTCATCCAAGTTCTGGCTACTCGGTTTTCCCTCAAAGAACCAAAGGATCTGAACTACTTTCTGGGTGTTGAAGCTACTCGCACCTCCGCTGGTCTTCATCTCATGCAGCGCAAGTATATTATTGATCTCTTACTCAATACTAAGATGCTAGACGCAAAACCGGTTACAACTCTCATGACTGTCTCGCAAAATTTGACACTTCAGTCGGGCACTACAATCGCTGATCCTCGTGAATTTCGTATGATTGTTGGGAGCTTGCAGTATCTTTCCATCACTCGACCAGACATTGCCTACAGCGTAAATCGTCTCTCTCAGTTTATGCATCGCCCTACCGATGACCATTGGCAAGCAGCCAAGCGTGTCTTGCGATATCTAACAGGTACTCTCTCCCATGGTATCATGCTGCGCCGCAACACACCTCTCTCTCTCTCTCTCCACGCGTACTCGGACGCTGACTGGGCAGGAGATATGGATGATTACATCTCCACCAATGCATACATTATGTTCATTGGTGCCACACCTATTGCTTGGTCATCAAAGAAACAATCCGGCGTCGCTCGATCGTCGACGGAAGCGGAGTATCGAGCAGTCGCCTACATAGTAGCCGAAATGAAGTGGGTTTGCTCGCTTCTCACAGAGCTTGGGATCACACTAGCCCATCCTTCAGTTGTCTTCTGTGATAATGTAGGAGCAACATATCTTAGTGTTCCACTTCCGTATGAAGCACCTTGCCTTAGACTTCCATTTTGTACGTGA
- the LOC106321091 gene encoding 26S protease regulatory subunit 10B homolog A-like: protein MSDEEEAVRRRTAAVADYRKKLLQHKELESRVRTARENLRGSKKEFNKTEDVLKSLQSVGQIIGEVLRPLDNERLIVKASSGPRYVVGCRSKVDKEKLTSGTRVVLDMTTLTIMRALPREVDPVVYNMLHEDPGNISYSAVGGLGDQIRELRESIELPLMNPELFLRVGIKPPKGVLLYGPPGTGKTLLARAIASNIDANFLKVVSSAIIDKYIGESARLIREMFNYAREHQPCIIFMDEIDAIGGRRFSEGTSADREIQRTLMELLNQLDGFDNLGKVKMIMATNRPDVLDPALLRPGRLDRKIEIPLPNEQSRMDILKIHAAGIAKHGEIEYEAIVKLAEGFNGADLRNICTEAGMFAIRAERDYVIQEDFMKAVRKLSEAKKLESSSHYNADFGKE from the exons ATGAGCGACGAGGAAGAAGCCGTTAGACGCCGTACCGCAGCGGTTGCGGATTATCGGAAAAAGCTCCTCCAACATAAGGAGCTCGAATCCCGTGTTCGAACAG CCAGGGAGAACTTGAGAGGATCAAAAAAGGAATTCAACAAAACTGAGGACGTTCTCAAGTCTCTTCAGAGTGTTGGCCAGATCATCGGAGAAGTCCTTCGACCTCTCGATAATGAAAGAT TGATTGTGAAAGCGAGCAGCGGTCCTAGGTATGTGGTGGGATGCCGTAGCAAAGTGGATAAGGAGAAGCTTACCTCTGGAACTCGAGTGGTTCTTGATATGACTACTCTTACTATTATGAGAGCCCTTCCCAGAGAA GTCGATCCCGTTGTGTATAACATGCTGCACGAAGACCCTGGCAACATTAGCTACTCTGCTGTGGGAGGATTAGGTGATCAGATCAGAGAACTCAGGGAATCTATTGAGCTTCCTCTCATGAACCCTGAACTTTTCCTCCGAGTTGGGATCAAACCACCAAAG GGTGTTCTTCTGTATGGACCTCCGGGTACCGGGAAAACCCTACTAGCTAGGGCTATTGCCAGCAACATCGATGCTAACTTCTTGAAG GTTGTATCGAGTGCAATCATAGACAAATACATTGGAGAAAGTGCTAGGCTGATTCGGGAGATGTTTAACTATGCCCGTGAACACCAG CCTTGTATCATTTTCATGGATGAAATCGATGCTATTGGTGGGCGTCGTTTTAGCGAGGGAACTAGTGCTGACCGTGAAATTCAAAGAACACTTATGGAGTTGCTCAATCAGCTTGATGGGTTTGACAACCTCGGAAAG GTGAAAATGATAATGGCAACGAACAGGCCCGATGTGCTTGATCCGGCGCTTCTCCGTCCTGGTAGATTAGATAGAAAGATTGAGATCCCTTTGCCAAATGAGCAATCAAGAATGGATATACTCAAGATCCATGCAGCTGGTATCGCCAAACATGGTGAAATAGAATACGAGGCTATCGTCAAACTTGCGGAG GGATTCAACGGTGCTGATTTGCGTAACATATGCACGGAAGCTGGAATGTTTGCAATCCGAGCAGAGCGAGATTATGTGATCCAAGAAGATTTCATGAAG GCGGTGAGAAAGCTGAGTGAGGCCAAGAAACTCGAGTCGAGTTCACACTATAATGCTGATTTTGGAAAAGAGTGA